In Gemmatimonadota bacterium, the genomic window GGGCAGGTTGGCCAAAATCAGTAAATACAGGCTTCCTATAACAATCCCACCACCTACAAAACCAATACTCGCGACCACAGCGACCTTTGCCAGAATCACCTTGTATTGTGATACCGGTAACGCAAACATCTGATAATGTGTTTCCGATTTCCACTCAGAATTGAAGGCGTGCGCCAACAAAAAGGGCAGACTGAGAAGAACGAGAAAAATTGCTATCGTCGTCCAAATAAATATCTGTTTGAATGCCTCTTCGAAATCCAAACCATCTTCTATTCGGATAAGCCCATACGCATTTAACCCCGCGATCAAAAGGAGCAAAAATAGAAAAAGGTTTTTATTCGCTTTGAGTTCCTTCACGTATAATGCAAAAAATGGTTTCATGTCACGATTCCAGGTAAAGGTGGAAAATGATGTTGCATCCCGAAGACGGGCGGACGGCTAAAAACCTTCTGGATCGCGGCTCAAAAACATACCGCGATGACAAAGCCTGTCCCTGCATGTTTTAAGCAGGGGGACCGTCCCCTACAACAGGACGACACAGGCCTCCCTACATCGCCACCATCTCAAACATTTCTGAAAGCGATTCACCGCGTTCTTCTCTCAGCGCATCTGCATTGCCGGAAAGTGCGATCTCGCCCTCTTTCATAAACATCACATCCTCGATAAACTCGCCCACTTCATGGACCAGATGCGTCGAAATCAAAATCGTCTGCTCCCCAAATCGAAATTCGCTAAACAAAGCCTCGACAATGCGTTTGCGCGATGGGGGATCAATACCGGATAGTGGCTCATCCATCAAAACCAGATCACTCGGCCAGGAAAACGCGCACACTACCTTCAGCCGTCCCTGTTGACCCCGCGAAAGCGCGCCCACCTTCTTATCGCCATCCAGTCCCATAAAACCCAGCAACTCGCGCGACTTATCCATATCCCATCTGGGATAAAAACGCGCCAGAAACTCCA contains:
- a CDS encoding ABC transporter ATP-binding protein codes for the protein MMIDVRDVWKRYPGAWALRGVSFQVARGRVQGVLGENGSGKSTLFRILAGLTRPSRGSAEVMGQEVSVKTRQHVAYLTEVNPFYDWMKVMEQVEFLARFYPRWDMDKSRELLGFMGLDGDKKVGALSRGQQGRLKVVCAFSWPSDLVLMDEPLSGIDPPSRKRIVEALFSEFRFGEQTILISTHLVHEVGEFIEDVMFMKEGEIALSGNADALREERGESLSEMFEMVAM
- a CDS encoding ABC transporter permease, with the translated sequence MKPFFALYVKELKANKNLFLFLLLLIAGLNAYGLIRIEDGLDFEEAFKQIFIWTTIAIFLVLLSLPFLLAHAFNSEWKSETHYQMFALPVSQYKVILAKVAVVASIGFVGGGIVIGSLYLLILANLPGQILSFDGMEVTLFWDFVFMCGLGLVTYMVFILGLVTGMEGIKFSVKRYRGLAAVAFFALAVFLYIRFFQQGKMALDFLGQISILPTPSGQIAWAPFVYTILTGIIFMIIGLVMYEKRAEI